A part of Dreissena polymorpha isolate Duluth1 chromosome 13, UMN_Dpol_1.0, whole genome shotgun sequence genomic DNA contains:
- the LOC127854944 gene encoding uncharacterized protein LOC127854944: MRNIILCSDVYLANPAGVFCYACVTNGEMDGDSKLNIVKLSIIGLCIKFGDLDTLSALMNNGSFREQIIQRGLREAIDENSTDGVELLFKNGARPDLDTMKIASTKSVSVFEAVFRKFRKDFKIYALQHPEHIVRELVMPAILTRNTGIVKVLIQNGAPVHCKGFYTPLAMAVLENQPEVTQILLESHVDRNMELQGCNLLDIAICMGYTEVTDVLRKFGFKRKNKSPKDIVPCSLLIGIASKLDLVTDVMKLRRQIEMKHHAHNDDTVLHVALKTRLSRALIGELLKMGSDVNAKNKKQETPLMCAVSKESGVETDVIREILYYNPVLEQCDKSGKTTLALAIANDQSEKEKNRREEQTTKSKGSCANVNVNESIAPLLLDCGYNVKYDYVKKPHHTVYALRAVWKDLAATIGCGRYGLAIQDNPKLLQIRCREILRRSNPGIHLHRFLERMKVPSDISDFVLMTSVLKGQ, translated from the exons ATGCGAAACATTATCCTCTGCAGCGACGTTTATCTTGCGAACCCAGCCGGTGTGTTTTGCTACGCTTGTGTTACAAATGGCGAGATGGACGGTGATTCAAAgttaaatattgtcaaattgtcTATAATCGGTCTTTGCATAAAATTTGGCGACTTGGATACCCTCAGCGCTTTGATGAACAACGGCAGTTTTCGTGAACAAATTATACAGAGAGGTCTCAGGGAGGCAATTGACGAAAATTCCACGGACGGCGTCGAGTTGTTGTTCAAAAACGGGGCCAGACCGGATCTAGACACAATGAAAATTGCCTCCACAAAGTCCGTGAGCGTATTTGAGGCGGTTTTTCGGAAGTTTCGAAAAGACTTTAAGATCTACGCTTTACAGCATCCGGAGCATATCGTCCGAGAACTTGTCATGCCCGCCATTTTAACGCGCAACACAGGCATCGTTAAAGTGCTTATTCAAAACGGTGCCCCCGTACATTGCAAGGGTTTCTACACGCCACTGGCGATGGCGGTCCTTGAAAATCAACCGGAAGTGACGCAAATCCTTCTAGAGAGTCACGTGGACCGGAACATGGAACTCCAAGGTTGCAATTTACTTGATATTGCAATCTGCATGGGCTATACGGAAGTTACCG ACGTACTCCGGAAATTTGGCTTTAAGCGGAAGAACAAATCCCCGAAagacatagtgccgtgtagccttCTGATCGGGATAGCCAGTAAGCTGGATCTGGTAACTGATGTGATGAAGCTGCGACGTCAGATCGAGATGAAGCATCACGCGCACAATGACGACACTGTGCTGCACGTGGCTTTGAAAACGAGGCTGAGTCGCGCGCTCATCGGCGAGCTGCTGAAAATGGGCTCTGACGTGAACGCGAAAAATAAAAAGCAGGAGACGCCATTAATGTGCGCGGTTTCCAAGGAGTCGGGCGTCGAAACCGACGTCATCCGGGAGATCCTTTACTACAATCCCGTTCTCGAGCAGTGTGATAAATCGGGTAAGACGACGCTGGCTCTTGCCATTGCTAACGACCAGTCTGAAAAGGAGAAGAACAGAAGAGAAGAGCAGACGACCAAGAGTAAAGGTTCCTGTGCGAACGTGAACGTAAATGAATCGATCGCGCCGCTTCTGCTCGACTGCGGTTACAACGTTAAGTACGATTACGTCAAAAAGCCGCACCATACCGTGTACGCACTGCGTGCAGTCTGGAAAGACCTGGCGGCCACAATCGGCTGCGGACGTTACGGACTCGCCATTCAGGACAACCCCAAGTTGCTTCAGATACGATGCCGCGAGATTTTACGGCGCTCGAATCCGGGTATTCATTTGCACCGGTTTCTCGAGCGAATGAAAGTACCGTCAGATATAAGCGATTTTGTGCTTATGACGTCCGTATTAAAGGGACAGTAA